GGCGGAATCCGACAGTTGGCCCATTGGTGGGGTTCGCTCCGACCGTGAAGGCTGCCAAGTGAGTTCGAAGGCTGCCAACGTTTGCAAAAGCCGGTGTTCATCGCTCTGCTTCGTTTGGCGCGAGTTGGCCATCTTCGAAATGCCCTGAAGGCGCCGTTGTAGAAACGGATGCCGACGCATTCCGTCGCGGGTAAAGCTTCGCCGAACCCGTCCCCATTTCACACTAACCCGAAGCGCAAGCGAGGTTTTGTCGCCTTTTTCACGTTCCTCGCTAGCCCGGATGATTCACCGGCCCCCGAACTTGGCGCGCAGACTGCGCGAACACCAACCCGAAGCGCAAGCGAGCTAAGTCCGTTGCTGATCCTCGCTTGCGCTTCGGGTTGGTGTGGGCCGGTGAATAATCCTCGCTAGCGCTTCGGGTTGGTGTACGGCACCTGCGTACCGGGTTCGGCGAAGCTTTACCGTCGTGCAAGCGCAAAATCTTTGGCGACACGGCTTTGCGACTCGTCCGTTGGAGGGGTGTCATCCGTCATCCTGCTCACTTTGGCCGCGCGCGGCCAAAGTGCCTGCGGCCCGTTCGTCTCCGGCGGCACGCGCCGAGGCGACACGCGTGTCGCATGGGCACGGAGTAGACGGCTTTCCTCTCGCTCCAGCGAAAGGGCTACGCGAACAGGCCCGAAACGACGCTCCCCTTCACCAGCTCGCGAGGCTGATTGAGATGGTTGTAGACGATCGTGTCGGGATTGATGCCGCAAGCGTGGTAGATCGTGGCCAATATGTCGGTCGGATGCACCGGGCTGTCGACCGGCGCCGATCCGGTGGCGTCGGACTTGCCATACACAAAGCCGCGCTTGAGGCCGGCGCCGGCCATCACCGCCGTGTAGCAGTATGGCCAGTGGTCGCGTCCGTCGTCGGTGTTGGAGTTGCCCGACGTGCTCACGCCGCGCTTCGGACTACGGCCAAACTCGCCAATGGCAATCACCAGCGTCTCGTTCAGCAAGCCGCGATCGTCGAGATCGGCCAGCAAGGCCGACACTCCGGCGTCGAGCAGCGGCGCCGATTGGTTCTTCATGCGGGTCGAGAGACCGGCGTGAACGTCCCAGGAGTGGTTGTCGCTGTTGGCAACCTTCGGCCAGTTGATTTCGACGAACCGCGTGCCCGCTTCGATCAATCGCCGGGCCAGCAAGCAGCTTTGCCCGAACGTGTTGTTGCCGTAAGCCTCCTTGGTGGCCGGCGTCTCCTTGCCGAGATCGAAGGCGTCACGCGCCTTGCCCGAAATGATCAGCGACAAAGCCTTGTCGTAGTATTCGTCGAGATCGTACTTGGCGGTCGCCTTCTCAACCGCCGGCATCCCCTCTTTGATCACCTCGCGCAGCTTGGCCCGCCGCTCCAGCCGGGTGGCGGTCAGTTCAGGACGCAACTGCAAGTCGTCGACCTTGATCCGCGACATCTTGGCCATGTCCATGTCGTCGCCGGCCGGATAGAGATAATAGGGGTCGTAGGCGCGGCCCAAAAAGCCGGCCGTGCCCGCCTTGCCCACCACGTTGCTCTCTTGCGTCGGCCGCGGCATCATCACGAACGGCAGCATCGGCACCGTCGTCGGCTTCAGCCGGACGATATTGCTGCCGAGGTTCGGATAGTCTTTCGGGCTGGGCGGCTCAAGCTGGCCCGACGGGCTCACCTTGTCGGCGGTGTAACCGGTGAGAAGCTGATAGTAAGCGGCCGTGTGATTGAAGAGTCCGATCGGCGTGTAGCTCACGGAGCGGAGCAGGGTCAGCCGGTCGGTGACGGAGGCCAGCTTGGGCAACAGCTCGGTGACTTCCATGCCCGACACCTTCGTGCCGATCGGGTTGAAGATGCTCTTCACATTGTCGGGCACGTTGGGCTTGGGATCCCACAGATCGAGATGGCTGGGTCCGCCTTGCAGGAAGATAAAGATCACGCTCTTGGCTTTGTTCCAGCCCGGCCCGCCGACGCCGACTTCTTTGGCCTCGGCCTTGAGCCGAAACAAATCGGCCAGCGAAAGTCCCAAGGCGGCCGACCCACCCACGCGCAGCAACTCGCGTCGCGTCACGCCGTCACAGGTGTCTTTGCCTGTTCTGCCGGGGATTATCAACATGGCAATCGTCTCCGAGGTGGGATGAGAAGGCGGGAGTGGTATTGGGGGCAGCCGCACACAAACCCGAAGCGCGAGCGAGGCGAGCCAGTTGCCGCCTCGCTGGCGCTTCGGGCCAGTGTCAATGCAAATCGGCTAGTCCGCAATATATCGTCGGCCGCGGCGGCCTGTCAACGTTCCATCAATTCTCGTCGATGCGTCGCTGCTCCGCCAGCCCCATCACAAAACCCAGCAGGTCGCCACGCTGGCGGCTGATTTCCAGCAGGCGCGAGTAATTGCCCGAGCGTTGAGCCAATTCGAGCACGCTGGGAGCGAAACCGCTTGTTCGGGCACCGGCCAGCAACCGGGCGGCGACTTCGAACGCCTCGTCGATGCGGCCCAGACGAGACAACAACGCCACCCACACTTCCGCCGCCCACGGGCCCTGATCGGCGTCGGCAAGTGCCTCGGCCCGGCCGCGAAAGTGATCGAGCGCCTCGTCAACCTGTTCGCCGAGCAGTGCCCGAAAGAACAACGCGTGGGTCGGGTAGGTGTCGGCAAACGGCTCTTGGCCGGGATATTGAAACATCGGACTGAGCCGCCGGCCATATTCGGTCAGATCGACTGCCAGCCGCAGGATATCGGGGTCGTCGATGACCAACGCAAAGCGGACCACCGCGGCGAGGTGCGAGGTATCGATGTGGTACTCGTTATCGTCGAACAGCCAGTCGCGTTCGGCAACCAGGCCGGCGATGGTCGTTTCCTGCGGCGGCTTGCCTTGCTTCTTTTCGACGTACTCTTTCAGACTGCGCAGCAGATCGCCGTGAATCTGCCGCACCAGCAGGGCCGCCACCTCCGCTCGCTCGGCCCGCGGCCGCTGGTGCATCTGGGCGTCGTAGGTGGTGATGGCGTTACAGAGACCGAAGTTTTTCAGCACCAACTCGAAACCGAGCCGCGGATGCACGCCTTCATAGAGGGCGACTTCGACGATCTGCTCGGTGTTGCCTTCATCCGCCATCAGCTTTTCCAGCGCGGCGGCCACGGCCGGACGATCGCCCACGGGCCGCAGATACATCCAGGCTTCGCGGACCCGGCCATCGGCCAGCAAACGGTGGCCGACCTCACGACAGGCATCGAGATAGCGGTCTTCCATCTGCGTGCGCAGCGGGTCTTCCAGGTCGTCGAGACCCTTCGTCAGGATCGCCGGCAGCCCAAGACCGAGGCGGGCTTGCAGCAGCCGCAAGTCGAACAACTCGTGGTAATGCTCGGTCGACTGGAAATACTGGGCAAGCC
This window of the Pirellulales bacterium genome carries:
- a CDS encoding DUF1501 domain-containing protein, which produces MLIIPGRTGKDTCDGVTRRELLRVGGSAALGLSLADLFRLKAEAKEVGVGGPGWNKAKSVIFIFLQGGPSHLDLWDPKPNVPDNVKSIFNPIGTKVSGMEVTELLPKLASVTDRLTLLRSVSYTPIGLFNHTAAYYQLLTGYTADKVSPSGQLEPPSPKDYPNLGSNIVRLKPTTVPMLPFVMMPRPTQESNVVGKAGTAGFLGRAYDPYYLYPAGDDMDMAKMSRIKVDDLQLRPELTATRLERRAKLREVIKEGMPAVEKATAKYDLDEYYDKALSLIISGKARDAFDLGKETPATKEAYGNNTFGQSCLLARRLIEAGTRFVEINWPKVANSDNHSWDVHAGLSTRMKNQSAPLLDAGVSALLADLDDRGLLNETLVIAIGEFGRSPKRGVSTSGNSNTDDGRDHWPYCYTAVMAGAGLKRGFVYGKSDATGSAPVDSPVHPTDILATIYHACGINPDTIVYNHLNQPRELVKGSVVSGLFA